Genomic DNA from Salvia miltiorrhiza cultivar Shanhuang (shh) chromosome 1, IMPLAD_Smil_shh, whole genome shotgun sequence:
ttttttaaataaaagggCTATAGTGAGATATTTGGGGGCTATATTTAAAATAACCCATTTTTTAAAGCCCAATCCAACCCTAAATACGGGCGGGCCGGGTTGATTTTGCTAGCTCTAGGTAAAACTATGAAGTTCAAGAAGGATATCATCCAATTCCGTCAAATCGAGGGAGAATCATTCTATCAAGTTTGAGAAAGTTTGAAGGAAATGATAAAAAAGTGTGTCAACCATGGTTTAGATCAAAATACCATAATTTATTTGTTCTTCACCAGGTGTAGTGGCGAGATGCTGAAAGATATAAATGCATCAACGAATAGAGCATTGTTGTAAAAACCATGAAGAAGCCACACAAATAATTGAGAATATAGCCGTGAATAGTTACCCATTTCCGGTGAAAATGATCACGTTCAAGGAAAGTAAGCTTGGATCCGAAAACCAAATCCAATTAAATTGAGAAGAACAATAAAACGCCCATTCAACTTAAGAGGTCCATACaagtttttggttttttttttttctcgagATATTAGAATATACACTAAAAGGCCAAATGTTTAGTTTCTTTTCCTTTCTACTCTACTTTGGTTCATCGTCAATCTAGCCTTCAAATAAACTCTCAACATGTCACAAGACAAACACAAAATGGCTCCTAATTCTTAGAAATGTGTTCAAGAGTTTCAGAAAACATACCTTTAGTCGTGTGTACAAACTCTGAATCAAGAATCAGACGGCAAACAAACTCCTTTCGTGCATGCCATCTTTTCTTCGCTTCCAACACCTCAAGAGCATGTGTCAGTGTAATAGAGTTGTGAGTTGCACAACGCACCTCACTCTGTTATGAAATCCGTCTTTCATAACATGAAAACTGTATCTCGTCGTCTCATTGGGCAGCAGGTTCTTTCCTTCGAGCCCACAGCATCACAAGGGAGAATCCCATCAATGACATTATCACAGTCTGAAAATTCGCCGTGGAAAATTATCATTTTCACTAATATGGCAATAAAATCAGGGGTAAAGCTGCAAATTTTTTATTCCTACAGAGATGATATAATTGGACAAAGATCCGTAAAATTTATGGTGTAACATCTAGACACGAAGTTCCACTCAAAGCAGAATCATTGATGCCTTCTTTACAACGAAGATCATAGTTATCAACTTACAGAAATAGCAGGTGGAATGCTGACGAGAGGGTCTTGGAAAAACTTATTGGCAAGCGCAAGGCCTAAAAGACTGCTCTGCATGCCTGTTGAAGCGGCATAAAAATCAGTTCGACTCCATCATTGTTCATCCTGATCGTAATAATAGTAGTATGGTAGaggtttagaaaataaataacctGTCTCGTATGATAGTGTTCTTTGCAGAGCTTTTACATCAGGCAAATCACAAAAAGCTAGACCGGTGAGCCAGTATCCAGCAAGGAATGCCGACAAATGAAATGCAATCACCAGCAGCAACACTGAAATCCCAGAAGGGGACATCACTGACTTGACGTTGATAGCAAGTGGCGCTCCAACACAGAGAGCCGTCACAAATACTGAGAGCGGAGGCAGAATCGGACGAATTGCAGTACAAATTCTAGGAAAGAATCTGCAGGTGTGAGCAAACAAAAAGTAAGAGACACCTATTGTATGAAACAAGCGAGGTTGGATTAGGAATCGAGATATCTACTACCAACTTAGTACTTACCTATTCAGGAGCAACCCAGTGGCGATAGGAGTGACAACAATCTGCAGGATATTGGAAACCATTCCTTTCACATCAACGGGCAGCTTGGTCCCGATAAGTAGTAACGACAAGAAGGGGGTGACAAAGACTGCTGAAGCAGTGGACAGAGATGTCATGACGATGCTAAGGGGGGCCATTTCTGGATCTGTTAAAAATGTGGCATAGTTCGAGAGCTGCGCCCCACTAACACAAGAAGTTAGCATGATCCCAACAGCTGACACGCAAAGTAGCATAAGTTAAGGCCTTTTTTATCACTTCtcacaaaataaattacaagaaatCTTACCCAGGGGCATTGGGAGACCGAAGATCGTCATTGAAATCGTACCAAAAAGATATCCAAAAAGGGGCTTGATGACAAACTGTCCAATGTAACCAGCAGAAATGGCTGCTGGTCTCCTAAATGCTTCAAGAAAATCTTTCTCGCTTGAATTAACTCCGACAGCAAACATCAGAAAGCCTAATGCTGGAGCATAATACCTAAATTAAAACCCCAACgatttaaaatatcattcagATTGCCTCGCTGCAAGCTGTTATCTGAACCCACATTAAGTTTAACTGTCATGAGCAATCAAAAACCTTGTCTACTGTACACGATCACTCGTTTCATAACTTGCCATTAAGTTACATGAGGACAGTACGAGGTAGTTGAACTTCTAAAGTCGAGCCAATACACACATAAGGTGTCTTAACACAACAATCATCGTTTGTAGAACAGTGCGACAGAGCATGCCAATGATGCCATACAAATAACTCTATCATTTCGACTATTTTGAGGAATCGAACACACCTGTTAGTGAACCAAGTGAATGAGGGCGGGTATACAAGAGCCAATATTGTGCTCGCTAGAACCACTTGAGGCAGAAAAGAATTTGCTCCTTTCAAAATGGACAGTAAGGAAACTTTCTCCTGAATCTGAAGCCAGAAGCAAATTTACCCTCAATTTGGTATTGAGAGAAAGCTAGCAAAAGCCATGTTCTAAAAGATAAGAGAATGTATATGACAAAATTTTCCAATTACTCCCTTCTTTTTTAGCTATTCTTTTTTCCT
This window encodes:
- the LOC131026036 gene encoding probable sodium/metabolite cotransporter BASS5, chloroplastic isoform X1, giving the protein MIMGVNGNGNLLHYSHAFHRCPSLLLHSPNRSPTAVAASSLQNSSQFSRLRSSSFLSHLSSGGISRSLISKYAPDNLSPELPFEHQSESPKIQEKVSLLSILKGANSFLPQVVLASTILALVYPPSFTWFTNRYYAPALGFLMFAVGVNSSEKDFLEAFRRPAAISAGYIGQFVIKPLFGYLFGTISMTIFGLPMPLAVGIMLTSCVSGAQLSNYATFLTDPEMAPLSIVMTSLSTASAVFVTPFLSLLLIGTKLPVDVKGMVSNILQIVVTPIATGLLLNRFFPRICTAIRPILPPLSVFVTALCVGAPLAINVKSVMSPSGISVLLLVIAFHLSAFLAGYWLTGLAFCDLPDVKALQRTLSYETGMQSSLLGLALANKFFQDPLVSIPPAISTVIMSLMGFSLVMLWARRKEPAAQ
- the LOC131026036 gene encoding probable sodium/metabolite cotransporter BASS5, chloroplastic isoform X3, with translation MFAVGVNSSEKDFLEAFRRPAAISAGYIGQFVIKPLFGYLFGTISMTIFGLPMPLAVGIMLTSCVSGAQLSNYATFLTDPEMAPLSIVMTSLSTASAVFVTPFLSLLLIGTKLPVDVKGMVSNILQIVVTPIATGLLLNRFFPRICTAIRPILPPLSVFVTALCVGAPLAINVKSVMSPSGISVLLLVIAFHLSAFLAGYWLTGLAFCDLPDVKALQRTLSYETGMQSSLLGLALANKFFQDPLVSIPPAISTVIMSLMGFSLVMLWARRKEPAAQ
- the LOC131026036 gene encoding probable sodium/metabolite cotransporter BASS5, chloroplastic isoform X2, with the translated sequence MLQIIYRRNCLLSTNRNRLRYYAPALGFLMFAVGVNSSEKDFLEAFRRPAAISAGYIGQFVIKPLFGYLFGTISMTIFGLPMPLAVGIMLTSCVSGAQLSNYATFLTDPEMAPLSIVMTSLSTASAVFVTPFLSLLLIGTKLPVDVKGMVSNILQIVVTPIATGLLLNRFFPRICTAIRPILPPLSVFVTALCVGAPLAINVKSVMSPSGISVLLLVIAFHLSAFLAGYWLTGLAFCDLPDVKALQRTLSYETGMQSSLLGLALANKFFQDPLVSIPPAISTVIMSLMGFSLVMLWARRKEPAAQ